In Nocardia asteroides, the following proteins share a genomic window:
- the fahA gene encoding fumarylacetoacetase — MTGRLLRVEVAPDSLFGPENMPYGIFAPPGGDFRAGVRLGDTVLDLVALLGDPIFARPDLNAFLAAGPDRWRTVRARLRDLADTELPIDAVHPLNAVRVALPIRVGDYVDFYASIDHATNLGRLFRPDSEPLLPNWRHLPVGYHGRAGTVVVSGTPVIRPLGQRRTDSGAPDFGPSRRLDIEAELGFVVGSGSMLGVPVGVDDFAEHVFGVALVNDWSARDIQAWEYQPLGPFLGKSFGTSLSAWITPLAALTEARVPLPVQEPPPLPYLRGTAEHGYDIDLRVAWNGAVVAHPPYAHMYWSPAQMLAHLTANGASIRPGDLYASGTISGPAPDQRGSFIELSWGGTEPISIGDDSRTFLADGDEVTITATAPGPAGRRIGLGEVSGRILPARVP, encoded by the coding sequence ATGACCGGGCGCCTGTTGCGGGTGGAGGTGGCGCCGGACTCGCTGTTCGGGCCGGAGAACATGCCGTACGGGATCTTCGCCCCGCCCGGCGGCGACTTCCGGGCCGGGGTGCGGCTCGGCGACACCGTGCTGGATCTCGTCGCGCTGCTGGGCGACCCGATCTTCGCCCGGCCCGACCTCAACGCCTTCCTGGCGGCGGGCCCCGACCGCTGGCGCACGGTGCGTGCCCGATTGCGCGACCTCGCCGACACCGAACTCCCCATCGACGCGGTGCATCCGCTCAACGCGGTGCGGGTGGCGCTGCCGATCCGCGTCGGCGACTATGTCGACTTCTACGCCAGTATCGACCACGCCACCAATCTGGGCAGGCTGTTCCGGCCCGACAGCGAACCGCTGCTGCCGAATTGGCGGCATCTGCCGGTGGGATATCACGGCCGCGCCGGCACGGTCGTCGTGTCCGGCACGCCGGTGATCCGGCCGCTGGGCCAGCGCAGGACCGATTCGGGCGCACCGGATTTCGGCCCGTCGCGGCGCCTGGACATCGAAGCCGAGCTGGGCTTCGTGGTCGGCTCGGGATCGATGCTCGGGGTCCCGGTCGGGGTCGACGACTTCGCCGAGCACGTCTTCGGCGTGGCCCTGGTGAACGACTGGTCGGCCCGCGACATCCAGGCCTGGGAGTACCAGCCGCTGGGCCCGTTCCTGGGCAAGTCGTTCGGCACCTCGCTCTCCGCCTGGATCACGCCGCTCGCGGCGCTGACCGAGGCGCGGGTGCCGCTGCCCGTCCAGGAGCCGCCGCCGCTCCCCTACCTGCGCGGCACCGCGGAGCACGGCTACGACATCGACCTGCGCGTCGCCTGGAACGGCGCGGTCGTCGCGCACCCGCCCTACGCGCACATGTACTGGTCACCGGCGCAGATGCTGGCCCACCTCACCGCCAACGGCGCCTCGATCCGCCCCGGCGATCTCTACGCCTCCGGCACCATCTCCGGCCCGGCACCGGATCAGCGCGGGTCCTTCATCGAATTGTCTTGGGGCGGAACAGAACCGATCAGCATCGGCGATGACTCACGCACCTTCCTGGCCGACGGCGACGAAGTGACCATCACCGCGACCGCGCCCGGCCCCGCGGGACGGCGCATCGGGCTGGGCGAGGTCAGCGGGCGGATACTGCCTGCCCGCGTCCCCTGA
- a CDS encoding DUF3263 domain-containing protein yields MDGAAARDIEARTTEDAAIDGGSGLSRRELDILDFERKWWKYAGAKEDAIRELFAMSATRYYQVLNAVVDKEEALAADPMLVKRLRRLRASRQKARAARRLGFQV; encoded by the coding sequence ATGGACGGCGCAGCGGCTCGCGACATCGAGGCTCGGACGACGGAAGACGCGGCCATCGACGGCGGCAGCGGTCTGAGTCGCCGGGAGCTCGACATCCTCGACTTCGAACGCAAATGGTGGAAATACGCGGGCGCCAAGGAAGACGCGATCCGCGAACTGTTCGCCATGTCGGCCACCAGGTACTACCAGGTACTCAACGCGGTCGTGGACAAGGAAGAAGCGCTGGCGGCGGACCCGATGCTGGTCAAGCGGCTGCGCAGGCTGCGGGCGAGCAGGCAGAAGGCCCGCGCGGCCCGCCGGCTCGGTTTCCAGGTCTGA
- a CDS encoding N-acetylglutamate synthase, CG3035 family, which produces MTTEIPLGRRVVMRYQLPEGYPQPLTDVIGELVSLDPPSVRTAEGELVAVSPDRVVALKALGPRPIRTKEIRSLEAAAAAAWPGRHHLWIDGWLARAGNGYTGRANSAVPLGESGVPAVLSIDTMRRIADWYTANDLPLLLQLPDRLAPVPPGWNTWSETVVLGLDISNFVLPQGPSMVRVAAAPDDGWLAMHRYRGEIGLDPAVRVPDREVLTSVLDGAVGFASLGVPEPLAIGRGAVTTAPDGRRWVGLTCVAVATAHRRNGLAALLCAELIRWGAEHGATHAYVQVEMGNAAGLALYRDLGFLEHHSYRYAAPPSAA; this is translated from the coding sequence ATGACGACTGAAATCCCCCTCGGCCGCCGCGTCGTCATGCGGTACCAGCTGCCCGAGGGTTATCCCCAGCCGCTCACCGATGTGATCGGCGAGCTGGTGTCGCTGGATCCGCCGTCGGTGCGCACCGCCGAGGGCGAGCTGGTCGCGGTGTCGCCCGATCGGGTGGTGGCGCTGAAAGCCTTGGGGCCGAGGCCGATTCGCACCAAGGAGATCCGCTCGCTGGAGGCCGCAGCGGCCGCCGCCTGGCCCGGCCGCCACCACCTGTGGATCGACGGCTGGCTGGCGCGCGCGGGCAACGGCTACACCGGACGCGCGAATTCGGCGGTGCCGCTGGGTGAGTCCGGCGTGCCCGCGGTGCTGTCGATCGACACCATGCGCCGGATCGCGGACTGGTACACCGCCAACGACCTGCCGCTGCTGCTGCAACTGCCGGACCGGCTGGCCCCGGTGCCGCCGGGCTGGAACACCTGGAGCGAGACCGTGGTACTCGGCCTCGACATCTCGAATTTCGTGCTGCCGCAAGGTCCGTCGATGGTCCGGGTCGCCGCGGCGCCCGACGACGGCTGGCTGGCGATGCACCGCTACCGCGGCGAGATCGGCCTCGATCCGGCCGTGCGCGTGCCGGACCGTGAGGTACTCACCTCGGTGCTCGACGGCGCGGTCGGCTTCGCCTCGCTCGGCGTGCCCGAGCCGCTGGCGATCGGGCGCGGCGCGGTGACCACCGCGCCCGACGGCAGGCGCTGGGTCGGCTTGACCTGCGTCGCCGTGGCGACCGCGCACCGCCGCAACGGCCTGGCCGCGCTGCTGTGCGCCGAGCTGATCCGCTGGGGTGCCGAGCACGGCGCGACCCACGCCTACGTGCAGGTGGAGATGGGCAATGCCGCCGGGCTCGCGCTCTACCGCGACCTGGGCTTCCTCGAACACCACAGTTACCGCTACGCCGCGCCGCCGAGCGCGGCCTAG
- a CDS encoding homogentisate 1,2-dioxygenase: protein MAFYRQVGTVPPKRHTQHRDERGNLYYEELMGEEGFSGDSSLLYHRGLPPAIVDATVWELPDQKLTPNHPLRHRHLRLPDLFPGDTPARTDPVTGRRLLLGNPDVRISYVVAKGASPLYRNAIGDELVYVESGAAVVESVFGTLTADQGDQVIIPRATTHRWLPTGEEPLRAYVIEASSHLTPPKRYLSKFGQLLENSPYCERDLHGPTAPLLAEGTDVEVLVKHRPGAEVVGTRLTYATHPFDVVGWDGCLYPYTFDIADFEPITGRVHQPPPAHQAFEAVNFVVCNFVPRKVDYHPLSIPVPYYHSNVDSDEIMFYCGGNYEARRGSGIAQGSVSVHPGGYAHGPQPGAYERSIGAEFFDELAVMVDTFRPLQLGEGALACEDLGYAWTWSGRGPAPR, encoded by the coding sequence GTGGCTTTCTACCGGCAGGTGGGGACCGTGCCGCCGAAGCGGCACACCCAGCACCGCGACGAGCGGGGCAACCTCTACTACGAGGAGCTGATGGGCGAGGAGGGTTTCTCCGGCGACTCCTCGCTGCTCTATCACCGTGGCCTGCCGCCCGCGATCGTCGACGCCACGGTGTGGGAGCTGCCCGACCAGAAGCTCACCCCGAATCATCCACTGCGCCACCGGCATCTACGCCTGCCCGACCTGTTCCCCGGCGACACCCCCGCCCGGACCGACCCCGTGACCGGCCGTCGCCTGCTGCTCGGCAATCCCGACGTGCGAATCTCGTACGTGGTCGCCAAGGGCGCCTCGCCGCTGTACCGCAATGCCATCGGCGACGAACTCGTCTACGTGGAATCCGGTGCGGCCGTGGTCGAAAGCGTCTTCGGCACGCTGACCGCCGACCAGGGTGACCAGGTGATCATCCCCCGGGCGACCACCCACCGCTGGCTGCCCACCGGCGAGGAACCGTTGCGCGCCTACGTGATCGAGGCGTCCAGTCACCTCACCCCGCCCAAGCGGTACCTGTCGAAATTCGGCCAGCTGCTGGAGAATTCGCCCTACTGCGAGCGCGACCTGCACGGGCCCACGGCACCGCTGCTGGCCGAGGGCACCGATGTGGAGGTGCTGGTGAAACACCGGCCGGGAGCCGAAGTGGTCGGCACCAGGCTGACCTACGCGACGCATCCGTTCGACGTGGTCGGCTGGGACGGCTGCCTGTATCCGTACACCTTCGATATCGCCGACTTCGAACCGATCACCGGACGCGTGCATCAGCCGCCGCCCGCGCATCAGGCGTTCGAGGCCGTCAACTTCGTGGTCTGCAATTTCGTGCCGCGCAAGGTGGACTATCACCCGCTGTCGATCCCGGTGCCGTACTACCACTCCAATGTCGACTCCGACGAGATCATGTTCTATTGCGGCGGGAACTACGAGGCGCGCCGGGGTTCGGGCATCGCCCAGGGCTCGGTGTCGGTCCATCCGGGCGGGTACGCGCACGGGCCGCAGCCGGGTGCCTACGAGCGCAGCATCGGCGCCGAGTTCTTCGACGAACTGGCCGTGATGGTCGATACCTTCCGCCCGCTGCAACTCGGCGAGGGCGCGCTGGCCTGCGAGGATCTCGGGTACGCGTGGACCTGGTCGGGCCGAGGGCCTGCGCCGCGATGA
- a CDS encoding glutamate--cysteine ligase: MAGAIQTVPFRGSPRPTIGIEWEIALVDKVTRDLSNTAATVFDAVGDLRAHDGTPQVTKELLRNTVELVTGVHDTVGGAVDDLRGTMDAVRRAADPLGVDLFCAGTHPFAQWSAQQLTRSPHYDELIERTQWWGRQMLIWGVHVHVGVSHRDKVFPILNSLLLSYPHLLALSASSPMWSGDDTGYASNRALMFQQLPTAGLPFQFGDWPQFEGFVHDQLKTGVFEQLGGMHWDIRPAPKWGTIEIRVCDGLSSRAELASVAALIHCLVVDLERRLDAGEDLPTLPPWHVQENKWRAARYGLDAIVIVDDASNERLVTDDLMDLLNRLEPTAKRLGCSDELAAVADIPRHGASYQRQRRVAAQNQGDLVAVVDSLVRELDQ; this comes from the coding sequence ATGGCCGGGGCAATCCAGACGGTTCCCTTTCGCGGTTCGCCCCGGCCGACCATCGGCATCGAGTGGGAGATCGCGCTCGTCGACAAGGTGACGCGAGATCTGTCCAACACCGCGGCCACGGTGTTCGACGCCGTCGGCGACCTGCGGGCCCATGACGGGACACCGCAGGTCACCAAGGAATTGCTGCGCAACACCGTCGAATTGGTGACCGGCGTGCACGACACCGTCGGCGGCGCGGTCGACGATCTGCGCGGCACCATGGACGCGGTGCGCCGCGCGGCCGATCCGCTGGGCGTCGACCTGTTCTGCGCGGGTACGCATCCGTTCGCGCAGTGGTCGGCCCAGCAGCTCACGCGCTCACCGCATTACGACGAGCTGATCGAGCGCACCCAGTGGTGGGGCCGCCAGATGCTGATCTGGGGCGTGCACGTGCACGTGGGAGTCTCACACCGGGACAAGGTCTTTCCGATCCTGAACTCACTGCTGCTGTCGTACCCGCATCTGCTCGCGCTCTCGGCGTCCTCGCCGATGTGGTCCGGTGACGACACCGGCTACGCCAGCAATCGCGCGCTCATGTTCCAGCAGCTGCCCACCGCCGGGCTGCCGTTCCAGTTCGGCGACTGGCCCCAGTTCGAGGGTTTCGTCCACGACCAGCTCAAAACCGGTGTGTTCGAACAGCTCGGCGGCATGCACTGGGACATCCGGCCCGCGCCCAAGTGGGGCACCATCGAGATCCGGGTCTGCGACGGGCTGTCCAGCCGTGCCGAGCTGGCCTCGGTGGCCGCGCTCATCCACTGCCTCGTCGTCGACCTGGAGCGCAGGCTGGACGCGGGCGAGGACCTGCCGACGCTGCCGCCCTGGCATGTGCAGGAGAACAAGTGGCGCGCCGCCAGGTACGGGCTGGACGCGATCGTGATCGTCGACGACGCGAGCAATGAGCGTTTGGTCACAGACGATCTGATGGATCTGCTGAACCGGCTCGAGCCGACGGCCAAGCGGCTCGGCTGTTCCGACGAATTGGCCGCCGTGGCCGACATTCCCCGCCACGGTGCGTCCTACCAGCGGCAACGCCGCGTCGCCGCGCAAAACCAAGGTGATCTTGTCGCGGTCGTGGATTCGCTGGTGCGCGAGCTGGATCAGTAG
- the sodC gene encoding superoxide dismutase[Cu-Zn], translated as MATSTTRRPSWRIVTPVLAIAALGLTACTNSQESSDVKGTTPPVWTSSPAPAGSGSEHGGHGPASATTESHGGGDHGTPAPGGLKAELKNGSGGNVGTATIVSEGNHLVITVEAQGLTPGFHGLHFHQNGTCEGDFSSAGGHLQVGAANAHPASGDLTSLQVGADGSAKLVTRTDTVTLDNVKGKALIVHSGADNFGNIPPRYTREGGTGPDETTLSTGDAGSRVACGVVG; from the coding sequence ATGGCAACGTCGACAACTCGTCGCCCGTCTTGGCGCATTGTGACCCCGGTGCTGGCGATTGCCGCGCTCGGGCTCACCGCGTGCACCAACAGCCAGGAGTCGAGTGACGTCAAGGGAACCACGCCGCCGGTGTGGACCAGTTCGCCCGCGCCCGCCGGTTCCGGCAGCGAGCACGGCGGCCACGGCCCGGCCTCGGCCACGACCGAGAGCCACGGCGGCGGCGACCACGGCACCCCCGCGCCGGGCGGCCTGAAGGCCGAGCTCAAGAACGGTTCCGGCGGCAACGTCGGCACCGCGACCATCGTCAGCGAGGGCAACCACCTGGTGATCACGGTCGAGGCGCAGGGCCTGACCCCGGGCTTCCACGGCCTGCACTTCCACCAGAACGGCACCTGTGAGGGCGACTTCAGCTCCGCGGGCGGTCATCTGCAGGTCGGCGCGGCCAACGCGCACCCGGCCAGCGGCGACCTGACCTCGCTGCAGGTCGGCGCCGACGGCAGCGCCAAGCTGGTCACCCGCACCGACACCGTCACCCTGGACAACGTGAAGGGCAAGGCCCTGATCGTGCACTCGGGCGCCGACAACTTCGGCAACATCCCGCCGCGCTACACCCGCGAGGGTGGCACCGGACCCGACGAGACCACGCTGTCCACCGGTGACGCCGGTTCCCGGGTCGCCTGCGGCGTGGTCGGTTAG
- a CDS encoding peptide deformylase yields MAILPIVIVGDPVLHNPTAPVTETPAELAELIADMYDTLAESKGVGLAANQVGVGKRLFVYDCPDFDAAGKPIRRKGVVVNPVLETSAIPETMPDPDEDEEGCLSVPGEQFPTGRADWARVTGTDEQGEPVELEGTGFFARMLQHEVGHLDGFLYVDVLIGRNARAAKKAIKRNGWGTPGLSWIPGTVPDPFGHDD; encoded by the coding sequence ATGGCAATTCTCCCGATCGTGATCGTCGGCGACCCCGTCCTCCACAACCCCACCGCACCGGTGACGGAGACGCCCGCGGAGCTGGCCGAGCTGATCGCGGACATGTACGACACGCTCGCCGAATCCAAGGGTGTCGGCCTGGCGGCCAACCAGGTCGGCGTCGGCAAGCGCCTGTTCGTCTACGACTGCCCCGACTTCGACGCCGCGGGCAAGCCGATCCGCCGCAAGGGCGTGGTGGTGAACCCGGTGCTGGAGACCTCCGCGATCCCGGAGACCATGCCCGATCCGGACGAGGACGAGGAGGGCTGCCTGTCGGTGCCGGGCGAGCAGTTCCCCACCGGCCGCGCCGACTGGGCCCGCGTCACCGGTACCGACGAGCAGGGCGAACCGGTCGAGCTCGAGGGCACCGGCTTCTTCGCCAGGATGCTCCAGCACGAGGTGGGCCACCTCGACGGTTTCCTCTACGTCGACGTGCTGATCGGCCGCAACGCCCGCGCCGCCAAGAAGGCGATCAAGCGCAACGGCTGGGGCACACCGGGTCTGAGCTGGATCCCCGGCACCGTGCCCGACCCGTTCGGCCATGACGACTGA
- a CDS encoding LytR C-terminal domain-containing protein has translation MSNPNPAPGGPPLRALAMVLIALAIVFAGLGAMSLSNSDAEPTEAAESSETTTSSVVAQAPATTAAPTTTSAAAAPTTTTVAPTTTTAAPTTTAPAAAGVDQSVPVRVLNNSLVAGLAARTASDLTASGWSNVSTGNYSGSNLTTTTVFYGGGAGDKAAATEIAAEIGGTVAPKTGDSTPGVVVVLTGR, from the coding sequence GTGAGCAACCCGAATCCCGCCCCCGGCGGCCCGCCGCTGCGCGCGCTGGCGATGGTGTTGATCGCGCTGGCCATCGTCTTCGCCGGTCTGGGCGCGATGTCGTTGTCGAACTCCGATGCCGAGCCCACCGAGGCCGCCGAGTCGTCGGAGACGACGACCTCCAGCGTCGTCGCGCAGGCCCCGGCCACCACGGCCGCGCCGACGACGACCAGCGCGGCCGCGGCGCCGACCACGACGACCGTCGCCCCGACCACCACCACCGCGGCCCCGACCACCACCGCGCCCGCCGCGGCGGGCGTGGATCAGAGTGTGCCGGTGCGAGTGCTGAACAACAGCCTGGTCGCGGGCCTGGCCGCGCGGACCGCGAGCGATCTGACCGCCTCGGGCTGGAGCAATGTCAGCACCGGGAACTACAGCGGCAGCAACCTGACCACCACCACGGTGTTCTACGGCGGCGGCGCGGGCGACAAGGCCGCGGCCACCGAGATCGCCGCGGAGATCGGCGGAACGGTCGCGCCCAAGACCGGTGACAGCACGCCGGGCGTCGTCGTGGTGCTGACCGGTCGCTGA
- a CDS encoding exodeoxyribonuclease III encodes MRLATWNVNSVRSRVDRVIAFLDRHDIDVLAIQETKCRDDQFPYEQFDAAGYEVAHVGLNQWNGVAIVSRVGLTDVETAFAGQPGFDKNAGDALLESPVVEARAIGATCGGVRVWSLYVPNGRALGDPHYTYKLNWLSTLRERASEWLADDPEAQIALVGDWNIAPTDDDVWSPEFFEGKTHTSVPERAAFQSVLDTGFRDVMRPFAPGPGVFTYWDYTQLRFPRKEGMRIDFVLASPALADRVKDAHVDREERKGKGASDHAPVIAEFTD; translated from the coding sequence TTGCGTCTCGCCACCTGGAACGTCAATTCGGTCCGCTCCCGCGTGGACCGGGTGATCGCCTTCCTCGACCGCCACGACATCGACGTGCTGGCGATCCAGGAGACCAAGTGCCGCGATGACCAGTTTCCCTACGAACAGTTCGACGCGGCCGGCTACGAGGTCGCCCATGTGGGGCTGAACCAGTGGAACGGCGTGGCCATCGTGTCCCGGGTCGGCCTCACCGATGTCGAGACGGCCTTCGCGGGCCAGCCCGGTTTCGACAAGAACGCGGGCGACGCGCTGCTGGAATCGCCGGTGGTCGAGGCCAGGGCCATCGGCGCGACCTGCGGCGGGGTGCGGGTGTGGAGCCTCTACGTCCCCAACGGGCGCGCCCTCGGCGACCCGCACTACACCTACAAGCTGAACTGGCTGTCGACTCTGCGGGAACGGGCGAGCGAGTGGCTGGCCGACGACCCCGAAGCTCAGATCGCGCTGGTCGGCGACTGGAACATCGCCCCCACCGACGACGACGTGTGGTCGCCGGAGTTCTTCGAGGGCAAGACCCACACCTCGGTTCCGGAGCGCGCCGCCTTCCAGTCCGTGCTCGACACCGGCTTCCGCGACGTGATGCGCCCGTTCGCCCCCGGCCCCGGCGTCTTCACCTACTGGGACTACACCCAGCTGCGTTTCCCCCGTAAGGAAGGCATGCGCATCGACTTCGTGCTGGCCTCCCCCGCCCTGGCCGACCGGGTGAAGGACGCCCACGTGGACCGGGAGGAACGCAAGGGCAAGGGCGCCAGCGACCACGCCCCGGTCATCGCGGAGTTCACCGACTGA